The following proteins are encoded in a genomic region of Nakaseomyces glabratus chromosome J, complete sequence:
- the EPA15 gene encoding EPA15 (CAGL0J11968g~Putative adhesin-like cell wall protein (adhesin cluster I); predicted GPI-anchor), whose product MRNIQIHWQYILFLLFSYFDVNMAEFLTDNTNSLLNYGYHDPTTFPLGCSPEFTKTKKGLSMELYRYDYLPPGSYPCWDSAYLNPSYPRTGYKAKKLIATVDGVSGDINFKFNPKFGCKAIPDYLPSNFNYHEPITITNFTMILYGYFMPKTTAFHTFYVTADDLLFMNFGAGNAFDCCRREETADKFGNYAAYSVWGKKSLKNELTVYLHTGVYYPIRLFYNNRDYIAQLDIRFKTEHSNAIITNFTDYFYSVDDSSLGCPGLITYEKQCADVQSPRIVETKFLTVQPGDEILPITKTILYVGVPCSSSEPLYQSSPSTSSRRLDCPSDLFFDPLAEECVTISTPSFPPIPSSSSLPTSSQEYSSSSHRLPSSSHALIHSSSVVISTISSSMPSSMPSSVIKPSTVSNHSSSMPSSIPSSMPSSMPSSMPSSIPSSMPSSMPSSIPSSIPSSIPSSMPSSMPGSMPSSIPSSMPSSIPSSMPSSIPSSIPSSMPSSMPSSMPSSVIKPSTVSNHSSSMPSSIPGSMPSSIPSSMPSSMPSSVIKPSTVSNHSSSIPKSSTPTGDIPEPRILNITTTITNHSSETPPFSGHYSMHSERSTHNFTSYPRSRHDTPFFSTPTRSKSLSSINPTRAYHSSIPLFSSSDNSSNIESSIISSSSSFELRSVSTPKLISSTMVPIFSKTKSSTRSHIYWNRSTIETASSRSPSPSPSPSPSPSPSPSPSPRPDPQPSPRPDPQPSPRPDPQPSPRPDPQPSPRPDPQPSPRPDPQPSPRPDPQPSPRPDPQPSPRPDPQPSPRPDPQPSPRPDPQPSPRPDPQPSPRPDPQPSPRPDPQPSPRPDPQPSPRPDPQPSPRPDPQPSPRPNPQPSPTPKLLSDFSSLHHSHSLNAIFRSATSRHDTYTTISAFFTPRLSLQITTLVQQPTASDALNSLYLGGTYRLNVSYFLFPALLIFTIANILV is encoded by the coding sequence ATGAGAAATATCCAAATTCATTGGCAGTACATCTTGTTCCTTCTTTTTTCGTATTTTGACGTTAATATGGCTGAGTTTCTAACTGACAATACTAATTCACTATTAAATTATGGATATCATGATCCAACGACATTTCCCCTCGGATGTTCACCAGAATTTACAAAGACCAAAAAAGGTCTATCTATGGAACTATACCGATATGATTATCTGCCGCCAGGATCGTACCCTTGCTGGGACTCAGCGTATCTCAATCCCAGCTACCCTAGAACAGGTTATAAAgccaaaaaattaattgcCACAGTTGATGGAGTCTCTGGTGACATTAACTTTAAATTTAACCCAAAATTTGGCTGCAAGGCAATACCTGATTATCTTCCTTCAAACTTTAATTACCATGAGCCAATCACAATTACCAACTTCACCATGATTCTCTATGGATATTTCATGCCAAAGACCACTGCTTTTCATACCTTCTATGTAACGGCTGATGATCTATTATTTATGAATTTTGGTGCTGGTAATGCTTTTGACTGTTGTAGGAGGGAAGAAACTGCTGACAAATTTGGTAACTATGCAGCCTATTCAGTTTGGGGCAAAAAAAGCCTCAAAAATGAACTTACTGTTTATTTACATACGGGTGTTTATTATCCAATCAGACTTTTCTACAATAATCGAGATTATATTGCTCAATTAGACATCAGATTCAAAACAGAGCATTCAAATGCAATAATAACCAATTTTACGGATTATTTTTACTCAGTTGATGACAGTTCACTCGGCTGTCCTGGTTTAATTACATACGAGAAACAATGTGCAGATGTACAATCACCAAGGATTGTCGAGACCAAATTCCTGACTGTCCAACCTGGAGATGAAATTCTTCcaataacaaaaacaattctGTATGTGGGTGTACCTTGCAGCTCGAGTGAACCTCTATACCAGTCCTCTCCTTCCACATCATCGAGAAGATTAGACTGTCCATCAGATCTGTTTTTTGATCCGTTGGCGGAAGAATGTGTTACCATATCCACACCTTCTTTCCCTCCTATAccatcatcgtcatcattGCCAACTTCATCACAAGAATATTCATCTAGCTCTCACCGACTCCCCAGTAGTTCTCATGCTCTGATTCACAGCTCAAGCGTCGTAATATCAACTATCTCAAGTTCGATGCCAAGTTCGATGCCTAGCTCAGTGATCAAGCCATCGACAGTTTCGAACCACTCGAGTTCGATGCCAAGTTCGATAccaagttcgatgccaagttcgatgccaagttcgatgccaagttcgataccaagttcgatgccaagttcgatgccaagttcgataccaagttcgataccaagttcgataccaagttcgatgccaagttcgatgccaGGTTCGATGCCAAGTTCGATAccaagttcgatgccaagttcgataccaagttcgatgccaagttcgataccaagttcgataccaagttcgatgccaagttcgatgccaAGTTCGATGCCTAGCTCGGTGATCAAGCCATCGACAGTTTCGAACCACTCGAGTTCGATGCCAAGTTCGATTCCAGGTTCGATGCCAAGTTCGATAccaagttcgatgccaAGTTCGATGCCTAGCTCGGTGATCAAGCCATCGACAGTTTCGAACCACTCGAGTTCGATACCAAAATCCTCTACTCCCACGGGAGATATCCCAGAGCCACGAATTCTTAATATTACTACCACCATCACCAATCATAGTAGTGAAACACCACCATTTAGTGGACATTATTCAATGCACTCTGAAAGGTCAACGCATAACTTTACCTCTTATCCAAGATCTCGTCACGACACTCCATTTTTTTCCACACCTACTAGATCTAAAAGTTTGAGTTCAATTAATCCAACTAGAGCTTACCATAGTAGCATTCCGCTATTTTCAAGCTCTGACAATAGCTCCAACATCGAGTCAAGTATTATCTCTAGTTCTTCATCCTTTGAGTTGAGGTCGGTCTCGACCCCGAAACTAATATCCTCAACAATGGTACCAATTTTCAGTAAGACTAAAAGCTCCACTCGCTCACACATTTACTGGAATAGGTCAACTATAGAAACAGCTTCATCACGGAGTCCAAGTCCAAGTCCAAGTCCAAGTCCAAGTCCAAGTCCAAGTCCAAGtccaagtccaagacctgaccctcaaccaagtccaagacctgaccctcaaccaagtccaagaccggaccctcaaccaagtccaagacctgaccctcaaccaagtccaagacctgaccctcaaccaagtccaagaccggaccctcaaccaagtccaagacctgaccctcaaccaagtccaagacctgaccctcaaccaagtccaagaccggaccctcaaccaagtccaagacctgaccctcaaccaagtccaagacctgaccctcaaccaagtccaagacctgaccctcaaccaagtccaagacctgaccctcaaccaagtccaagacctgaccctcaaccaagtccaagacctgaccctcaaccaagtccaagacctgaccctcaaccaagtccaagacctgaccctcaaccaagtccaagaccGAATCCTCAACCAAGTCCAACTCCGAAGCTACTGTCCgatttttcatcattgCATCATTCACACTCTCTAAATGCCATTTTTAGAAGCGCCACAAGCCGGCATGATACTTACACCACTATTTCTGCTTTTTTTACCCCACGCTTATCACTACAAATCACTACACTAGTACAACAACCAACAGCGTCGGATGCTTTGAATAGCTTGTACCTTGGTGGAACATATCGTCTCAATGTTAGttactttttatttccagcgcttttaatatttaca